The window CAGGATGTTATTCTGCAACTTCTTTgcttttgtttcttttatttttttccctCTGGACAAATTTCTCCACGTTATATGGGATATATGTCCAGGTAGCTTTCAGGACAAAGGTTTTCCACCCAAACATCAACAGCAATGGTAGCATTTGCCTCGACATTTTGAAGGAACAGTGGAGCCCGGCACTTACAATCTCCAAGGTTAGTTGTATTTCCTGATTATTGGTTTCCACTCATTCGATATTTTGAATTTGCTTATTACACCTTGAGATTTTTGAGGACTAGTATGTCCTTAAGGGAGTGAATGGCAGAATGGTGCAATGTAAATGCTGGATCAGCAAGACGTATATGTCCCAAGCTATTATCTACTCCTTGTTTTCCTTTTCGTTAAATCAGCCTCAAATGGGGAGGATTCCTGTGTATATTCAAATTTTTGGTATTGTCTTTCCATGTGGTCAAGTTTGTGAAGTAGTTCTTGGTTAGTTCAACTGAAACAAATGCAGAGATTGAACTTATATTTTCTAATGCCTTCTTTATAGTGCTTAGAGGTTAGTAGAACAAAAAATGTACACAGCTTCTTATAGATATTTAGGTGAGGCGAGGTGGGAACCGATATCTCATATTCTGCCCCTTCGTTCAAATTCTAAAAGAGTTGAATACCAGAAGCAATCGGCTCGTTTCCAAGTAAAACACACTTATTTTTGTATTGATAAGCGGAGCAAGTGGGTAgctcaatttttttctttttgcagtACCATTAATGATAATCAATTATCAAGTGCAGGCAGGTATTCATCAGATCAAGTTTTAGTGGGTGTATTATAGAAACTTAATTAATTTGTTCCTTGCAGGTATTGCTGTCAATCTGTTCTCTGCTAACAGACCCTAATCCTGATGATCCTTTGGTGCCGGAAATTGCTCACATGTACAAGACTGATAGAAGCAAGTATGAAACAACCGCCCGGAGCTGGACTCAAAAGTATGCCATGGGTTAGTTGCTGTGACCatctctggaggggctccttttcTTCTGTGGTATTCTATATTATGTATTATGTATTAAGAAATGGTGTTCTTATGCATAATCAACTCAAGGGGAAAGGTTGAACATGCCCCTCTTGTAACAATTTGATTTGCTGTTTGTTTGCAAGAATCTAATTGTTTTAAAACTGTATGATGGGTTCAATTTATGCGTCTTGACCCTTTGCATCTGTACTTAGTTATTGACTTGGATGCAGAGCATCCCCAAACTTTTACGATGAAGTTAATCTAGGGGGTTTCTCAAGATTACAAACCAAAGGGTAAGTTGCGAATGCACTACATCTCAAATTACTTTATCTCGTATGCAAACACTTCGTGGTTATGATGTTCGAACAACAGCCAATTGCAGCTACAAACAAATCGAGGAGTCGCCGACAGAGCGCAAACATTTTTTGAGATTTCTTGAAAGGTCATGGTGTTTTTATCAAATTTTGGTCACTTTGCAACGAATTTATGTTGCCATGTATTTAAAGCGTTTCGAGgtatagatttttttttttgggttgaaGATAGCTGAactttttattttagttaaacATGTCAAATGTATGTCAGTGTATGGTACTTGCGCGGTTACCATAGGGGCGTATGTTTTTGGCTATAGAGACATTTTTAGATTATGAAGATTAACCTGATGGCTTTTTCTTCTGTTGATCATTGTGCGTTTATGACTACGATTAGGGGTGTAtatggaccgggttggttcggttttaAAACTAAACTAACTATATTGGTTTGGATTGGTTAGGTTTTATcgggtttttcgggttttttctaatttttttgttacgtgaatattatttcaatcttattttgttaaagttatagataaagttttgataaatgaatatatgtttagtaaaagttgaaaaaattgacaaacatatgatctattaaaatattctaatgggagaatttttttagtaacacatgatagttattttcttagtcgtccaacaataatttttcattaatctacgctttcaaggttaaccaaatttaataatttaatataaaatcaacatgatacctaaataatgatatgttctatttaattttaaattatcgaaatactaTTTGAAATTGGAGAAAATATAAGAAATCTTGACATATGagtatggaagaacaaagagatgattgacgcatttcaataacactttgataaaaaaaaaaaaatacaactcattatttaaaataaataaaaatgaatgtatttcatagttctattaaatattacgagctcgtttggattagctgattgtaaATAACTGATAAGTTTGAAGTGATAAAAATCatttttaagtgctgaaactgattttttaaataagcacttacgtgtttggatagatgtgctgaaactgataataagcagttgatgtATTTGGTAGAAAAGTGCTGATAAATTATTCTTTTATTAAAATTACTAATCCTTAAAAACTttacaaaagattataaatttaaaagtttctttgtaaagaaaaagatgaacaacgaatatggaataaaaaggaagttagaaaatttattttaagaaaaatattttgtgattTA is drawn from Nicotiana tomentosiformis chromosome 12, ASM39032v3, whole genome shotgun sequence and contains these coding sequences:
- the LOC104099068 gene encoding ubiquitin-conjugating enzyme E2-17 kDa-like encodes the protein MASKRILKELKDLQKDPPTSCSAGPVAEDMFHWQATIMGPPDSPYAGGVFLVTIHFPPDYPFKPPKVAFRTKVFHPNINSNGSICLDILKEQWSPALTISKVLLSICSLLTDPNPDDPLVPEIAHMYKTDRSKYETTARSWTQKYAMG